In Columba livia isolate bColLiv1 breed racing homer chromosome Z, bColLiv1.pat.W.v2, whole genome shotgun sequence, one DNA window encodes the following:
- the TUSC1 gene encoding tumor suppressor candidate gene 1 protein: MAPPAHGGCSTATPAPPAPGAPPRSLHKAAPAPAPPRPGGGACRPAAGTARMRRMRAVDGRWGCTGSARRGRGGLVAAGSGRRGGAAEFAEAGSGQEGWRGQSRGSPQQLAERYADLAASHSEALRQREEEEWHNARLRLENARLRLENRRLRRENRSLFHQALLGPGSGKPAAADPGEEAEALRAQLGRLQEKHRRALQHLRRCRAAGGPEASELDELLEEDEQPLEKRSLVPPV, from the coding sequence ATGGCGCCGCCAGCGCACGGCGGCTGTTCCACGGCGACCCCGGCGCCTCCGGCGCCCGGAGCCCCGCCCCGATCCCTGCACAAGGCGGCGCCGGCGCCAGCACCTCCCCGCCCTGGCGGCGGGGCGTGCCGGCCGGCTGCGGGAACGGCACGGATGAGGCGCATGCGCGCTGTGGACGGGCGCTGGGGCTGCACCGGCTCGGCgcggaggggccggggggggctCGTCGCCGCCGGGAGCGgccgccgcggcggggcggcggagTTCGCCGAGGCGGGCAGCGGCCAAGAGGGCTGGCGGGGCCAGTCGCGGGGCTCGCCGCAGCAGCTGGCGGAGCGGTACGCGGACCTGGCGGCCAGCCACAGCGAGGCGCTGCGgcagcgggaggaggaggagtggcaCAACGCGCGGCTGCGGCTGGAGAACGCGCGGCTGCGGCTGGAGAACCGCCGCCTGCGCCGCGAGAACCGCAGCCTCTTCCACCAGGCCCTGCTGGGGCCCGGCTCGGGCAAGCCCGCCGCCGCGGACCCGGGCGAGGAGGCGGAGGCCCTGCGCGCCCAGCTAGGGCGGCTGCAGGAGAAGCACCGTCGGGCCCTGCAACACCTGCGGCGGTGCCGGGCCGCCGGCGGGCCGGAGGCCTCGGAGCTGGacgagctgctggaggaggacGAGCAGCcgctggagaagaggagcctGGTGCCGCCCGTATAG